GATTTAGACCCACCCGGAAACGCTGGTGCGCTTTCAACAATTGTATACACTGTTGTATCGGTTTTATGTATCGTTTGTCCATGGGCATTTGGCACAGACAGAATAAACAAACTAATGATCAGCAAGGCAGTAGTGATAGAGTGCATGGCCCAGAGTGAACGATTTATTCCAGCGTAAACGAAATGGGCAAATTGAATCTGACCCGCACCGCCCGGCCCGACTGTTTACCGGGTTTCCAAGGGGGCATTTTCTGCATAACCCGAATGGCTTCTTCATCGCAACCGAAGCCGATGCCTTTCAGTACCTGAAGCTCGGCCAAGCTACCATCGGTATTGACCACAAAGCTGACATATACTCTCCCCGAAACCCCTGCCGATGCGGCTGCACGCGGATAATTCAGGTTTTTACTCAGAAAGCTTCTCAAAGCATCCATCCCGCCGGGATACTCGGGCTGCTGCTCAACCCTTAAAAAAGGTGCTTCGGGGGCGGCTTCCACTTCAACAGCCTTCTCCTGAATGGTGGGTGCAGACGCTTCCGGTGCCAGTATTACCTCTTCGGCACCCGTCCCTTCGGCCGTTTCTGTACCCGATGTAGCGTCTTTTAATTGGTCGGTAGTGGGCGGCAGGTTTTCGTCGATCACTTCATCCTCAGGTCTCACTTCGGGAGGTAAATTTCGAACGGTATTGACTGCCGGAGCCGGTTCCGTTTTAGGTAACGTGATAGGAGGTTCCTCTATTTTCTCAGGCAGTTTCATCATATCGGCTGAAATCATGACTTCCTGATCGGAGGCCATGGCTTTGGGCCAGAAATGATCATACAGGGCAGGCCCAGCCAATCCGGCTAAAAATAAACCGACACCCAATCCTAATGCACGGCTGAGTGTCGGTCGATACTGTTGACGCAGAACAAATGCGCCATAAGCCTGATTACGGGCCTGAAAAATAATATCGTCGTAGGTAGGTGCTACGGGCAGAAATGCATCGGAGCGAAGCATAGCGGTAATTAGTTGGTTTACCGCTTAGATGTGCGTCCGCACCGTATTCCACAATCCGGTCAGAAACTATCGTATTTCTGAACAAGTTGAATGGCGTCATTTTCGGCTTTAAAGCTCAAATCGGCCTGCTTCACGTACGCTTTCAGTTCATCTTTATGATCGCCTAATGCCTCAATCAGTGATTTATCGGAGAGTTTTACCTTCTCCAGAGTCAGGTCAGGCTTCAGGATGTAATAGGAGATCACATCCCGAAACTCGTCATAGCGAACATTGTTCGAGTAAGGATTTTTATAATCGGCCTGTTTAA
This window of the Spirosoma aerolatum genome carries:
- a CDS encoding energy transducer TonB codes for the protein MLRSDAFLPVAPTYDDIIFQARNQAYGAFVLRQQYRPTLSRALGLGVGLFLAGLAGPALYDHFWPKAMASDQEVMISADMMKLPEKIEEPPITLPKTEPAPAVNTVRNLPPEVRPEDEVIDENLPPTTDQLKDATSGTETAEGTGAEEVILAPEASAPTIQEKAVEVEAAPEAPFLRVEQQPEYPGGMDALRSFLSKNLNYPRAAASAGVSGRVYVSFVVNTDGSLAELQVLKGIGFGCDEEAIRVMQKMPPWKPGKQSGRAVRVRFNLPISFTLE